In Vicugna pacos chromosome 10, VicPac4, whole genome shotgun sequence, the following proteins share a genomic window:
- the LOC102538059 gene encoding olfactory receptor 4C3D-like, with protein sequence MDLLTPPNNVTEFVLLGLTQDPHLQKILFIVFLIIFLFTMLANLLMVITISLSPSLSAPMYFFLTYLSFIDASFISVTIPKMLIDLLHQKKTISWGGCMTQLFLEHFLGASEVIVLIVMAYDRYVAICKPLHYTTIMQQGLCQFLVVVAWFGGILHATVQTVFTFDLTFCGPNVIDHFMCDFFSLLKLACSDTYRLGMVVAVNSGGMSLLIFFMLLISYIVILSSLKSHGSEGRRKALSTCGSHFTVVVLSFVPCIFTYTRPVATYPVDKFLAVFFGILIPMLNPIIYTVRNTEVKNAMRSLLKRRVT encoded by the coding sequence ATGGATCTCCTCACGCCTCCCAACAATGTGACTGAATTTGTTCTCTTGGGACTCACACAAGATCCACACTTGCAGAAAATActgttcattgtatttttgatCATTTTCCTATTTACCATGCTGGCCAATTTGCTCATGGTCATCACCATCTCCCTCAGCCCTTCACTTTCAGCTCCCATGTACTTCTTTCTCACCTACTTGTCCTTCATAGATGCCTCCTTCATCTCTGTCACAATTCCTAAAATGCTCATTGACCTGCTGCACCAGAAGAAAACCATCTCCTGGGGTGGCTGCATGACTCAGCTCTTTTTGGAACATTTCCTGGGAGCATCAGAAGTCATAGTCCTCATTgtcatggcctatgaccgctatgtggccatctgcaagcctctGCACTACACGACCATCATGCAACAGGGGCTCTGCCAATTCCTGGTGGTGGTGGCCTGGTTTGGGGGGATCCTACATGCCACTGTGCAGACTGTTTTTACATTTGACTTGACCTTCTGTGGTCCCAATGTCATTGACCACTTCATGTGTGATTTCTTCTCACTGTTGAAACTTGCCTGCAGCGACACCTACAGGCTTGGAATGGTGGTAGCAGTGAACAGTGGGGGCATGAgcttactcatttttttcatgCTACTCATCTCCTACATAGTCATCCTGAGCTCCCTGAAATCCCATGGCTCTGAAGGACGGCGCAAGGCCCTCTCTACCTGTGGCTCCCACTTTACAGTAGTGGTGCTCTCTTTTGTCCCTTGTATTTTCACCTACACGCGTCCTGTGGCCACTTATCCTGTGGACAAGTTTTTGGCTGTGTTCTTTGGAATCCTCATTCCCATGTTAAACCCTATCATTTACACAGTTAGAAACACAGaggtgaaaaatgccatgaggaGTTTGTTGAAGAGGAGAGTAACTTAG
- the LOC140699039 gene encoding olfactory receptor 4C3D-like: MPPKNVTEFVLLGLTQNPHLQKILFIVFLLIFLFTMLANLLIVITISISPALSAPMYFFLTYLSCIDALFSSVTTPKMLIDLLHQKKTISWGGCMTQLFLEHFLGGSEIIILVVMAYDRYVAICKPLHYTTIMRQGLCQLLVVVAWIGGVLHATVQIVFAFDLTFCGPNVIDHFRCDFFSLLKLACSDTYRLGVVVAANSGGMCLLIFFMLLISYIVILSSLKSHGSEGRHKALSTCGSHFIVMILFFVPCIFTYTRPVATYPVDKLVTMFFAIFTPMLNPIIYTVRNTEVKNAMRSLLKRRVT; the protein is encoded by the coding sequence ATGCCTCCGAAGAATGTGACTGAATTTGTTCTCCTGGGACTCACGCAGAATCCACACCTGCAGAAAATACTCTTCATTGtctttttgctcattttcctATTTACCATGCTGGCCAACCTGCTCATAGTCATTACCATCTCCATCAGCCCTGCACTTTCAGCTCCCATGTACTTCTTTCTCACCTACTTGTCCTGCATAGATGCCCTCTTCAGCTCTGTCACAACTCCGAAAATGCTCATTGACCTGCTGCACCAGAAGAAAACCATCTCCTGGGGTGGCTGCATGACTCAGCTCTTTTTGGAACATTTCCTGGGAGGATCAGAGATCATCATTCTGGTTGttatggcctatgaccgctatgtggccatctgcaagcctctGCACTACACGACCATCATGCGACAGGGGCTCTGCCAGCTCCTAGTGGTGGTGGCCTGGATTGGGGGAGTCCTACATGCCACTGTGCAGATTGTTTTTGCATTTGACTTGACCTTCTGTGGTCCCAATGTCATTGACCACTTCAGGTGTGATTTCTTCTCATTGTTGAAACTTGCCTGCAGTGACACCTACAGGCTTGGAGTGGTGGTGGCAGCCAACAGTGGGGGCATGtgtttactcatttttttcatgCTACTCATCTCCTACATAGTCATCCTGAGCTCCCTGAAATCCCATGGCTCTGAAGGACGGCACAAGGCCCTCTCTACATGTGGCTCCCACTTTATAGTTATGATACTCTTTTTTGTCCCTTGTATATTCACCTACACACGTCCTGTGGCCACCTACCCTGTAGACAAGTTGGTGACTATGTTCTTTGCAATATTCACTCCCATGTTAAACCCTATCATTTACACAGTGAGAAACACAGaggtgaaaaatgccatgaggaGTTTGTTGAAGAGGAGAGTAACTTAG
- the LOC102538326 gene encoding olfactory receptor 4C13-like, with product MDFLTPPNNVTEFVLLGLTQNPHLQKILFIVFLLIFLFTMLANLLMVITISLSPVLSAPMYFFLTYLSFIDALFSSVTTPKMLIDLLYQRGTISWGGCMTQLFLEHFLAASEVIVLTVMAYDRYVAIFKPLHYTTIMRQGLCQLLVVVAWIGGVLHATVQIVFAFDLTFCGPNVIDHFMCDFFSLLKLACSDTYRLGVVVAANSGGMCLLIFSMLLISYIVILSSLKSHGSEGRHKALSTCGSHFTVVVLYFVPCIFTYTRPVATYPVDKFMSMFYAIFTPMLNPIIYTVRNTEVKNAMRSLLKRRVT from the coding sequence ATGGATTTCCTCACACCTCCCAACAATGTGACTGAATTTGTTCTCTTGGGACTCACGCAGAATCCACACCTGCAGAAAATACTCTTCATTGtctttttgctcattttcctATTTACCATGTTGGCCAATCTGCTCATGGTCATTACCATATCCCTCAGCCCTGTACTTTCAgctcccatgtacttcttcctcacctATTTATCCTTCATAGATGCCCTCTTCAGCTCTGTCACAACTCCAAAAATGCTCATTGACCTACTGTACCAGAGAGGAACCATCTCCTGGGGTGGCTGCATGACCCAGCTCTTTTTGGAACATTTCCTGGCAGCATCAGAGGTCATAGTCCTTACTGTCATGGCttatgaccgctatgtggccatcttcAAGCCTCTGCACTATACAACCATCATGCGACAGGGGCTCTGTCAGCTCCTAGTGGTGGTGGCCTGGATTGGGGGAGTCCTACATGCCACTGTGCAGATTGTTTTTGCATTTGACTTGACCTTCTGTGGTCCCAATGTCATTGACCACTTCATGTGTGATTTCTTCTCACTGTTAAAACTTGCCTGCAGCGACACCTACAGGCTTGGAGTGGTGGTGGCAGCCAACAGTGGGGGCATGTGCTTACTCATTTTTTCCATGCTACTCATCTCCTACATAGTCATCCTGAGCTCCCTGAAATCCCACGGCTCTGAAGGACGGCACAAGGCCCTCTCTACCTGTGGCTCCCACTTTACAGTTGTGGTGCTCTATTTTGTCCCTTGTATATTCACCTACACACGTCCTGTGGCCACTTATCCTGTGGACAAGTTTATGAGTATGTTCTATGCAATATTCACTCCCATGTTAAACCCTATCATTTACACAGTGAGAAACACAGaggtgaaaaatgccatgaggaGTTTGTTGAAGAGGAGAGTAACTTAG